Proteins found in one Loxodonta africana isolate mLoxAfr1 chromosome 21, mLoxAfr1.hap2, whole genome shotgun sequence genomic segment:
- the LOC100667705 gene encoding disintegrin and metalloproteinase domain-containing protein 21-like: MAEGEALVHMRISLWLLWFGVFLVLSGLSQVGHFQYHSLPEVVISMMLTGTGRHMKASGWLSYNMNFGSQGHIVHAKTKKLLVPRQLSVFTYTGQGALLKDHLFIMNDCYYDGYVEGDSGSLVALSTCFGGFGGIAQIKDITYEIKPKRFSDSLEHLVYKVNSEKAQSQPLRCGLSEEEIARQLKLQESENSTLTQGTNDAWWTHKWFIELAVVADYNLFLHCNCNISKVWETVFDIIHKVDSIYSPLSVEITLLMLQIWNVINPFPLISSSKC; the protein is encoded by the coding sequence ATGGCTGAGGGTGAGGCCCTGGTGCATATGAGGATCAGTCTCTGGCTGCTATGGTTTGGGGTGTTTTTGGTCCTTTCTGGATTATCCCAGGTCGGGCACTTCCAATATCACAGCCTCCCAGAAGTGGTGATTTCCATGATGTTAACTGGAACTGGCAGACATATGAAGGCTTCAGGTTGGCTCTCCTACAACATGAACTTTGGGAGCCAGGGGCACATTGTACACGCAAAGACCAAGAAGCTGTTGGTACCCAGGCAGTTGTCTGTGTTTACCTACACAGGCCAGGGTGCTCTCCTCAAAGACCACCTTTTCATCATGAATGACTGCTATTATGATGGTTATGTGGAGGGGGACTCAGGATCTCTGGTTGCCCTCAGTACTTGTTTTGGGGGCTTTGGAGGAATAGCGCAGATAAAGGACATTACTTATGAAATCAAGCCCAAAAGATTCTCTGACTCATTAGAACACCTGGTATATAAAGTGAACAGTGAAAAGGCACAGTCCCAACCCCTGAGATGTGGCTTATCAGAAGAGGAAATTGCAAGACAATTGAAGCTTCAAGAGAGTGAAAATTCCACTCTGACACAAGGCACCAACGATGCATGGTGGACCCATAAGTGGTTTATTGAACTGGCAGTGGTGGCAGACTATAATCTATTCCTTCATTGCAACTGTAATATCTCAAAAGTGTGGGAGACTGTTTTCGATATTATCCATAAAGTTGATTCAATTTATAGCCCATTGAGTGTTGAAATCACTTTATTAATGCTTCAAATCTGGAATGTAATAAACCCATTTCCACTTATTAGCTCATCTAAATGCTAG